The genomic interval ACTCATGCTTCAGGGTTGACAGATTGCAATTTTAGAACCAAAATCAGGCTGGCACTAACAGAGCTTTAATTAATGACTGAATTCCTAAATTAAATATATGGAGTCTTAATATTTTAGCATTGAAATAAAGAAACAAGTGACTGTTTGTTTTGTGTAGAGTGGTGCTCGTATCAACATCTCAGAAGGGAACTGCCCAGAGAGGATCATCACCCTGGCAGGCCCCACCACCGCCATCTTTAAAGCCTTCTCCATGATCATCGAGAAGCTGGAGGAGGTTCGAATGAATCCTAACTACAGATTTCAAACAGGCCATGTataactcccgagtggcgcagcagtctaaggcactgcatctcagtgcaagaggtgtcactacagtccctggtttgaatccaggctgtatcacatccggtagtgtttgggagtcccatagggctgcgcacaattggcccagcgtcgtccgggttggcccggggtaggccgtcattgtaaataagaatttgttcttaactggcttgcctagttaaataaaaaatgtttcaaTCTGACTGGAACTGTATTAAAATGAAATTGTAAAGAAAATAGTTTTTATGCACCCATAACCACACAATTTTGGAGTAAAAATACTAGTAGCAATTTCTGAATTTTCATAGTGAAGATCCTAAAACATCTATACGACCTAGATTCTAGGTCTTTGGACTGACGTCATCCTGACCAGTGTCTCCTGTTGTATTCCCCACAGGACATCAGCAGCTCAATGACTAACAGCACGGCCACCAGTAAACCGCCAGTTACCCTGCGCATCGTTGTGCCTGCCAGCCAGTGTGGCTCGCTCATCGGCAAGGGCGGCTGCAAGATCAAGGAAATCAGAGAGGTAAGTTCAATACAGCCACACATGAGGCAGTCATCATTACAGCTGCGGGTTTCATGAGATATATTCTAAAGAGAAGTATTGACAATGGAATTTGAATGAGCCCTTAGGAAATTCATCCAAAAACCTTTTTTGACCATTTGGCCAGTCAAGTTATGAATGGAAGATTCTTGCCAAACACCTGTCGTTGAATGCTATGATCCAACCTTTACTGACACCAGGGTTATTTTCGCCTAAGAATAATGCGTCTTTGGCACTGGGTCACCACATGAAATTTTAATAATATGTTTATTCAAAGaactagctgtagtagtagtagtagtagtagtataattgTCTGAAGATATTTTAAAGAAAACTGTATCTCTGTAGTCGACAGGAGCTCAGGTGCAGGTGGCAGGAGACATGCTACCTAACTCCACGGAGCGGGCCATCACCATTGCAGGGACCCCCCAGCCCATCATCGAGTGTGTCAAGCAGATCTGTGTCGTCATGCTTGAGGTAGTAGTATGGGAACAATGGCGCACTACCCCTTATTTGTCTTGGATTGTCAGGAATGTTACTTAGCTTCCTGATTTGATAACCATTGTTTTTCTACATTTGAAGTGCCTGCAAAATAACTACAGTGTATGTATTGTTTCCAGTTCCTAATAGTATTTGTTTCTCTCCTCAGTCTCCGCCTAAGGGTGTAACCATCCCTTACAGGCCCAAACCCTCAGGCTCTCCCGTTATCTTTGCAGGTGGTCAGGTAAATAAACCAACCTAATTAATCAACTAATTAGTCTGTAATTCATGTCAGTTGTTTGTTAATTAAGTTTCCCTTCTAAAATGATAGCATTGTCATTTGTTTTAGGGAAGTTGAATACCACTGCATCTTTAGGTCTGTGTTACTACATTTTAAGTAGTATAATTCTGCACTGTGCAGATGTCAGCACCATTGCCGATTGGCCAGCGTTTCTATGTTAGAAATCCCCTCCAGTAATTGTGGAGTAGCTGAGCTGACAGATGGGTTGAATGCTAGCTGGAGGGTGCATATGCATTACCCGCATGACAATATCATTGTTTTGTGTGTAAtgtgttctttgtgtgtgtgtatacagtgcctgtcataagtattcacccccttttggattcattcacattttgttacaaagtgggattaaaattgatttaattgtcatgttttgtcaacgatctacataaaatactctgtcaaattgaagaaaaatgtatatatttttttgatgaATGAAAAATAAGACACTAATAAATCATGGTTTAttaaagtattcgcccccctgaGTCAACAATGCATGTTAAACATTTTTGGCAGCATTACAGCTGACTCTTCTTGAGTAAatactttgcacacctggatttagCAATATTTGCCTGTTATTCTTTTCAAAAGCTGTCATTGTTGGGGATCATGGCTGGACAGCAATTTTCCAAGTCTAGTcatatattttcaagtagatttaagtcataactgtaacttggccactcaagaacatttgCTGacttcttgataagcaactctagtgtagatttgaccttgtgttgtaggttattgtcctgctgaaaggggagttattttcccagtgtctggtgtaaagcagactgaagcatgttttcctctaggattttggcTGTGCTTAGCTCCTTCCCggttctttttatcctgaaactcCCCAGCCTTTgctgatgtcaagcatacccacaaCACTGCAGTGACGTGTTGGATTTGGGTGGAAGGTAGGCTAGCGGTttttgttgggccagtaactgaaaggtcgctgacAAAAATGTGTGctattgagcaaggcacttaagcctaattgatgtgtaatgatcatgctgtttaatcagcttcttgatatgccacactctaagcgggctgtcatgtgccttttactgaggagtggcttccgcctggccactctaccataaaggcctgattggtggagtgctgcagagatggttctctttctggaaggttcccccGTCTCCAcagtggagctctgtcagagtgaccatcgggttcttggtcacctccctgacccaatgcccttctcccctgatttcaAATTTttgccaggtggccagctctaggaagagtattggtggttccaaacttcttccatttaagaatgatggaggccactgtgttcttgaggaccatcaatgctgcagaaatgtttttggtgCCCTTCACcaaatctgtgccttgacacaatcctgtctcggagctccatgGACAGTTCATtcgacttggtttttgctctgacatgcactgtcaactttggaaCCTTGTATAGACATGTCCAAtacatttaatttaccacaggtggacatcaatagttgtagaaacatctcaagattgattaatggaaaccggatgcacctgagctcaatttcgagtcttatagcaaagggtctgtatactAATGTAGgtaaggtataaaaaaatatatatatgtaaattctaaaaccctgtttttgctttttcattatgggctattgtatgtagattgctgaggggGGAAaatattatttaatccattttaaaataaagctgtaacaatgtggaaaaggtcaaggggtctgaatactttccatatGGAAGGGGTAGTTATTCAACCCCTATTTCATACAgggtgagtccatgtaacttatgtgatttgttaagtcaAATTTTTACTcttaaactatactgaacaaaaatataaatgcaacaattgtattttttacaatgttacagttcatttaaggaaatcagtcaattgaaatgaatgaattaggccctaatctatggatttctcatgactgggaatacagatatgcatctgttagtcacataTGTCTTAATAAAAAGgtagggtgtggatcagaaaccagtcagtatcttgtgaccatttgccttatgcagctcaacacatctccttcgcataaagttgatacttacgacatggggccgtgcattataatgttgaaacatgaggtgatggttgcggatgaatggcatgacaatgcgCCTCAGGATCTAGGCACGGTATCTGtgtgccatcaataaaatgcaattgttgattgtccgtagcttatgcctgcctgcccataccataaccccactgccaccatggggcactctgttcacagcgttgacatcagcaaaccgctcacccacaagACGGCATAGACttggtctgcggttatgaggctggttggacgtgctgccaaattctctaaatcgATGGAGGCGGTAGTTGCCAAGTTCCATtggcagcagctctggtggacattcatgcagttagcatgccaattgcacggtccctcagaacttgagacatctgtggcgttgtgtgacaactatacattttagtggccttttattgaacccagcacaaggtgcacctgtgtaattatgctgtttaatcggcttcttgatttgccacacctgtcaggttgatggatagtcttggcaatggagaaatgctcactaacaagggtGTAAAGAAATTTGTGAGCACCATTTGCAAGAAATATTTTTGTGTGAATGGAAagtttctgggatctttcattcttatgaaacatgggaccaacacttttcatGTTTCGCTGATATTTTAGTTCACTGTATTTAGAAATGCCTAAATTACTATTTtagttattacatttttattggtAAAAAAGATTTCTCTTCACTTTAACATTATGGAATACTTTATGCAGATAAATGACCAATTACAATAAAGCATTTTTAAGAAAATAAATCCATGAGGGAGTGACTACTTATGATGTGTGTTGATGTATGAATTACCCCATAACATTTTTCTCATTCCAGACATCCAAGGTCATAGGTCCCCAGTGTACTACAGCCTATATATTTGCGTGTTTGTCTGTACATTCACTtggtgtgtatgcatgtgcatgCACTTTGTTTCTGTTTCCCTTGTGCCCTCCTAAGTGCTATTCTCTCATTGCAGGCATACGCTGTCCAAGGACAGCACGCCATTCCACAGCCTGACGTAAGTGAAGGTCATTCTGTAAGTGAGCCCATATATCTACACATACAGTCAACCCTCCTGGGTAGCCATGGCATTTGCCCTCTATTACATGCTGTACTTATTGTCCCACCCCCCTAAGCACCCAAGTTCCATTTTGTGTTTCAATTCATGCACTGCAATGATGCAATGCTAAGGCCTAATTGTAGTTCTAAACACAGTTGGTTGTTTCAATGACTTTGTTGCCGTGTGTATTGTTTAGTTTCTCTGCACACCAATTATGTTTGATAGGAATTCTGAATTTAGGCTTTGACTCATTGGCTTGATCTTATGCTAGTCTTCTACTGTCAATCAATCCATTGTGTTGAGTTGCTCCATGTATGGTAATTATAAAAAATTGACAGCACACAGTGCTGTAAAGTAATTGCTCAGAAGCCCCGCATTCCGGCCTCctctgagtggcgcagtggtttaaggcactgcttcgaggtgtcactacagaaccGGGTTTGTTCACTGGCCATGACcaggagtccaatagggcggtgcacaattggcccagcgtcgccggggttaggggagggtttgtccagGGGGACTTTACTTGGTTCGTTGCGTTCTAGCGACTCCTTGAGGCGGctgggtgcctgcaagctgacttccgATCGTAGTTGAAcgatgtttcctctgacacattggtacaGCTGGTTTCCAGGTTAAACGGGTGGGTGTTAAGGagcgtggtttggcgggtcatgtttcagaggacgcatgactctacCTTTGATAATTGGAGAGAGAATTAAATTAAAGAGGCCAACATTCTCTGATATGTAGGATGCATGATGTTTCAGCCTATGGTATCGGCTGACAATGGCCTAAAATCGTTCCAGTATCAGACGATAATTTCATAGCCAATGTTTTCTGCAGATATTTCGTAGTGTTAAATCTTCGCCAATAATTTATCGGTGTCGACAGAATTTTTAAATTGATTTTgtaggtattttattaggatcctcattagctgttgcaaaagcatcagctactcttcctggtgtccacacaaaacatgtcataatacagaacattaatggACAAGAACAGCTGAAGGACAGAACAGCATCAATTTTTAAAAAAGGCActcgtagcctacatatcaatacatacacacaaacgatctaggtcaaataggggagaggcgttatgtttgttttttttaaatccaggtttgctgttcattttaaCATTATGAAATAgaacggagttccatgcaataatggatctatataatactgtacactttcttgaatttgttatggatttggggactgtgaaaataccccaccagacatgccaccagggataAGTGTGTACCGTATGTCAGAGCTTTGTGTATGTTGACTATGCAATCAATTTGGGATTTAATCAATCAATTAAACTTAtttaaagcccttttttacatcagcagatgactcaaagtgctatacagaaactagggatgcacaatatatcggtgaacatatcgtaATCAGCCgacattagctaaaaatgccaataTCGGTATCTGCCGATGCCTAGTTTAACGACCGATGTCAAAGCttacgtgcatacctatataacgaaGATACATGATGTAATGACACCACGTAAAATGTTGCACtatacgtgcaacacagcattcctaaactagcccacaatgtctgctgtgtggatcaagcagtcaacaagtcaaaATGTTAGCGAGACAACTAAAAGgcaatccattaaagccaagataatagaattcattgcccttgacaatcaaccgttctctgttgtggctgatgttggctttcgccgactggtcgagcaccggttaacactaccaagtgtgctatttttccgatgttacacagtaatagtgtcactgctattagattcacgacatacatactatggaacgctagccagctacttaaccctgttgcccaaagctaactttataagcagccagctagcttcatctggctagtgaggctcaacCGGagcgggttatgtgttgtgaagctagctacaataaggattaggcacaatcgTGGAATTTACGGTTTGCCTTCAAATGTGAAGTATGTCATTgagtgatgcaaattaatacaaatagtagaattatgctatacttttattttgaaggctaaccgcaaagtccactattgtggctagcttcacattgatgggtctgaccaccattaatcaaataagaactctcttataaattagggttattttagatgacacctagctatagtAAGCTAGCTAattatagctactgaaac from Oncorhynchus tshawytscha isolate Ot180627B linkage group LG22, Otsh_v2.0, whole genome shotgun sequence carries:
- the LOC112222149 gene encoding poly(rC)-binding protein 2 isoform X3; the protein is MDTSVVEGGLNVTLTIRLLMHGKEVGSIIGKKGESVKKMREESGARINISEGNCPERIITLAGPTTAIFKAFSMIIEKLEEDISSSMTNSTATSKPPVTLRIVVPASQCGSLIGKGGCKIKEIRESTGAQVQVAGDMLPNSTERAITIAGTPQPIIECVKQICVVMLEVSPPKGVTIPYRPKPSGSPVIFAGGQAYAVQGQHAIPQPDLTKLHQLAMQQSPFPIAPNNQGFQAGMDSSAQTSSHELTIPNDLIGCIIGRQGAKINEIRQMSGAQIKIANQVEGSTDRQVTITGSPAGISLAEYLINARLSSEATGLAAN
- the LOC112222149 gene encoding poly(rC)-binding protein 2 isoform X4; the protein is MDTSVVEGGLNVTLTIRLLMHGKEVGSIIGKKGESVKKMREESGARINISEGNCPERIITLAGPTTAIFKAFSMIIEKLEEDISSSMTNSTATSKPPVTLRIVVPASQCGSLIGKGGCKIKEIRESTGAQVQVAGDMLPNSTERAITIAGTPQPIIECVKQICVVMLESPPKGVTIPYRPKPSGSPVIFAGGQAYAVQGQHAIPQPDLTKLHQLAMQQSPFPIAPNNQGFQAGMDSSAQTSSHELTIPNDLIGCIIGRQGAKINEIRQMSGAQIKIANQVEGSTDRQVTITGSPAGISLAEYLINARLSSEATGLAAN
- the LOC112222149 gene encoding poly(rC)-binding protein 2 isoform X2; translated protein: MDTSVVEGGLNVTLTIRLLMHGKEVGSIIGKKGESVKKMREESGARINISEGNCPERIITLAGPTTAIFKAFSMIIEKLEEDISSSMTNSTATSKPPVTLRIVVPASQCGSLIGKGGCKIKEIRESTGAQVQVAGDMLPNSTERAITIAGTPQPIIECVKQICVVMLESPPKGVTIPYRPKPSGSPVIFAGGQAYAVQGQHAIPQPDVSEGHSLTKLHQLAMQQSPFPIAPNNQGFQAGMDSSAQTSSHELTIPNDLIGCIIGRQGAKINEIRQMSGAQIKIANQVEGSTDRQVTITGSPAGISLAEYLINARLSSEATGLAAN
- the LOC112222149 gene encoding poly(rC)-binding protein 2 isoform X1, whose protein sequence is MDTSVVEGGLNVTLTIRLLMHGKEVGSIIGKKGESVKKMREESGARINISEGNCPERIITLAGPTTAIFKAFSMIIEKLEEDISSSMTNSTATSKPPVTLRIVVPASQCGSLIGKGGCKIKEIRESTGAQVQVAGDMLPNSTERAITIAGTPQPIIECVKQICVVMLEVSPPKGVTIPYRPKPSGSPVIFAGGQAYAVQGQHAIPQPDVSEGHSLTKLHQLAMQQSPFPIAPNNQGFQAGMDSSAQTSSHELTIPNDLIGCIIGRQGAKINEIRQMSGAQIKIANQVEGSTDRQVTITGSPAGISLAEYLINARLSSEATGLAAN